From Prinia subflava isolate CZ2003 ecotype Zambia chromosome 20, Cam_Psub_1.2, whole genome shotgun sequence, the proteins below share one genomic window:
- the AIFM1 gene encoding apoptosis-inducing factor 1, mitochondrial isoform X4, which yields MLRERVWDSVYKTLQDSKERYASRLSRINKQSQDDESSASGAGAAPQGTAAPGTDPKIPSHVPFLLIGGGTAAFAAARSIRARDPGARVLIVSEDPALPYMRPPLSKELWFSDDPNVTETLRFKQWNGKERSIYFQPPSFYVPVQDLPSVENGGVAVLPGKKVVHMDVRGNTVKLSDGTQISYDKCLIATGGSPRNLPAIERAGKDVQKRLTLFRKIEDFRRLEKISREVKSITIIGGGFLGSELACALGRRAQTQGLEVIQLFPENGNMGKVLPEYLSNWTTEKVRREGVNVLPNAVVKSVSVSGNRLVIKLKDGRKVETDHIVAAVGLEPNVELAKSAGLEVDSDFGGFRVNAELQARSNIWVAGDAACFYDIKLGRRRVEHHDHAVVSGRLAGENMTGAAKPYWHQSMFWSDLGPNVGYEAIGLVDSSLPTVGVFAKATAKDTPKSATEQSGTGIRSESETEVEASEVPISQSSSPMPQVPKQGEDYGKGVIFYLRDKVVVGIVLWNIFNRMPIARKIIKDGEEHEDLNEVAKLFNIHED from the exons ATGCTTCGGGAACGTGTTTGGGACAGC GTGTACAAAACGCTGCAGGATAGCAAAGAGCGATATGCCAGCCGGCTTTCGAGGATAAACAAACAATCCCAAGACGATGAGTCCTCAGCCTCAG GTGCaggtgctgctcctcagggcacagcag CTCCCGGCACTGATCCCAAGATCCCATCCCACGTCCCTTTCCTGCTCATTGGGGGAGgaactgctgcttttgctgctgccaGATCCATCCGGGCCCGCGACCCCGGAGCGCGG GTGCTGATTGTGTCTGAagatcctgccctgccctacaTGCGTCCACCCCTTTCCAAAGAGCTGTGGTTTTCCGATGATCCCAATGTGACGGAGACGTTGCGGTTCAAGCAGTGGAACGGCAAGGAGAGGAG TATCTATTTCCAGCCACCATCTTTCTACGTGCCTGTCCAGGACCTGCCTTCTGTGGAGAATGGTGGGGTGGCAGTTCTGCCTGGCAAGAAG GTTGTGCACATGGATGTCAGAGGGAACACAGTGAAGCTCAGTGATGGGACACAGATATCCTATGACAAATGTCTCATTGCCACTG GGGGATCCCCAAGGAACCTGCCTGCCATCGAAAGAGCAGGAAAGGACGTGCAGAAAAGGCTGACCCTGTTCCGAAAG ATTGAGGACTTCCGAAGGCTGGAGAAGATTTCCAGGGAAGTCAAGTCCATCACAATAATTGGTGGTGGTTTCCTCGGCAGCGAGCTGGCCTGCGCTCTGGGAAGGAGAG cccaaacacAAGGCCTGGAGGTGATCCAGCTGTTTCCAGAGAATGGCAACATGGGCAAAGTCCTGCCCGAATACCTGAGCAACTGGACCACGGAGAAAGTCAGAAGAG AGGGGGTCAATGTCCTGCCCAATGCCGTGGTCAAATCTGTCTCTGTCTCCGGCAACCGGCTGGTGATTAAACTGAAGGATGGCCGGAAG GTGGAGACGGATCACATTGTGGCCgcagtggggctggagcccAATGTGGAACTGGCCAAATCAGCAGGACTGGAGGTGGACTCAGACTTCGGGGGGTTCCGGGTGAACGCAGAGCTGCAGGCACGCTCCAACATCTGGGTG GCAGGGGATGCCGCCTGCTTTTATGACATCAAGCTGGGCCGGAGGCGTGTGGAGCACCACGATCACGCTGTGGTGAGCGGGAGACTGGCTGGAGAAAACATGACAGGAGCTGCAAAGCCATACTGGCACCAGTCCATGTTCTG GAGTGATCTGGGCCCCAACGTGGGGTATGAAGCCATTGGCCTCGTGGACAGCAGTTTGCCCACAGTGGGAGTGTTTGCCAAGGCGACAGCCAAGGACACACCAAAAAGTGCAACAGAACAGTCAG GGACTGGAATTCGATCTGAGAGCGAAACAGAAGTGGAAGCCTCAGAAGTTCCGATCTCTCAAAGCTCTTCACCAATGCCTCAAGTCCCAAAGCAAGGAGAAGATTACGGCAAAGGTGTCATTTTCTACCTCAGGGATAAAGTCGTGGTGGGAATCGTGTTGTGGAACATCTTCAACAGGATGCCCATTGCTCGGAAG ATCATCAAAGATGGAGAGGAGCATGAGGACCTCAATGAAGTAGCAAAGCTCTTCAACATCCATGAAGACTGA
- the AIFM1 gene encoding apoptosis-inducing factor 1, mitochondrial isoform X2, which translates to MFRCRAGLALALRPPPRGRAHAVLQCHQLRCPSRSLTSSGVPGKAGSNLFVYLIVGGAGTGAGLYVYKTLQDSKERYASRLSRINKQSQDDESSASGAGAAPQGTAAPGTDPKIPSHVPFLLIGGGTAAFAAARSIRARDPGARVLIVSEDPALPYMRPPLSKELWFSDDPNVTETLRFKQWNGKERSIYFQPPSFYVPVQDLPSVENGGVAVLPGKKVVHMDVRGNTVKLSDGTQISYDKCLIATGGSPRNLPAIERAGKDVQKRLTLFRKIEDFRRLEKISREVKSITIIGGGFLGSELACALGRRAQTQGLEVIQLFPENGNMGKVLPEYLSNWTTEKVRREGVNVLPNAVVKSVSVSGNRLVIKLKDGRKVETDHIVAAVGLEPNVELAKSAGLEVDSDFGGFRVNAELQARSNIWVAGDAACFYDIKLGRRRVEHHDHAVVSGRLAGENMTGAAKPYWHQSMFWSDLGPNVGYEAIGLVDSSLPTVGVFAKATAKDTPKSATEQSGTGIRSESETEVEASEVPISQSSSPMPQVPKQGEDYGKGVIFYLRDKVVVGIVLWNIFNRMPIARKIIKDGEEHEDLNEVAKLFNIHED; encoded by the exons ATGTTCCGCTGCCGCGCGGGCCTGGCGCTCGCCCTGCGCCCCCCGCCGCGGGGACGCGCCCACGCGG TTTTGCAATGCCATCAGCTAAGATGCCCTTCTAGATCCCTGACGTCTTCAGGTGTTCCTGGCAAAGCTGGCAGCAACCTCTTTGTATATTTAATAGTgggaggagcaggcactggagcaggacTTTAT GTGTACAAAACGCTGCAGGATAGCAAAGAGCGATATGCCAGCCGGCTTTCGAGGATAAACAAACAATCCCAAGACGATGAGTCCTCAGCCTCAG GTGCaggtgctgctcctcagggcacagcag CTCCCGGCACTGATCCCAAGATCCCATCCCACGTCCCTTTCCTGCTCATTGGGGGAGgaactgctgcttttgctgctgccaGATCCATCCGGGCCCGCGACCCCGGAGCGCGG GTGCTGATTGTGTCTGAagatcctgccctgccctacaTGCGTCCACCCCTTTCCAAAGAGCTGTGGTTTTCCGATGATCCCAATGTGACGGAGACGTTGCGGTTCAAGCAGTGGAACGGCAAGGAGAGGAG TATCTATTTCCAGCCACCATCTTTCTACGTGCCTGTCCAGGACCTGCCTTCTGTGGAGAATGGTGGGGTGGCAGTTCTGCCTGGCAAGAAG GTTGTGCACATGGATGTCAGAGGGAACACAGTGAAGCTCAGTGATGGGACACAGATATCCTATGACAAATGTCTCATTGCCACTG GGGGATCCCCAAGGAACCTGCCTGCCATCGAAAGAGCAGGAAAGGACGTGCAGAAAAGGCTGACCCTGTTCCGAAAG ATTGAGGACTTCCGAAGGCTGGAGAAGATTTCCAGGGAAGTCAAGTCCATCACAATAATTGGTGGTGGTTTCCTCGGCAGCGAGCTGGCCTGCGCTCTGGGAAGGAGAG cccaaacacAAGGCCTGGAGGTGATCCAGCTGTTTCCAGAGAATGGCAACATGGGCAAAGTCCTGCCCGAATACCTGAGCAACTGGACCACGGAGAAAGTCAGAAGAG AGGGGGTCAATGTCCTGCCCAATGCCGTGGTCAAATCTGTCTCTGTCTCCGGCAACCGGCTGGTGATTAAACTGAAGGATGGCCGGAAG GTGGAGACGGATCACATTGTGGCCgcagtggggctggagcccAATGTGGAACTGGCCAAATCAGCAGGACTGGAGGTGGACTCAGACTTCGGGGGGTTCCGGGTGAACGCAGAGCTGCAGGCACGCTCCAACATCTGGGTG GCAGGGGATGCCGCCTGCTTTTATGACATCAAGCTGGGCCGGAGGCGTGTGGAGCACCACGATCACGCTGTGGTGAGCGGGAGACTGGCTGGAGAAAACATGACAGGAGCTGCAAAGCCATACTGGCACCAGTCCATGTTCTG GAGTGATCTGGGCCCCAACGTGGGGTATGAAGCCATTGGCCTCGTGGACAGCAGTTTGCCCACAGTGGGAGTGTTTGCCAAGGCGACAGCCAAGGACACACCAAAAAGTGCAACAGAACAGTCAG GGACTGGAATTCGATCTGAGAGCGAAACAGAAGTGGAAGCCTCAGAAGTTCCGATCTCTCAAAGCTCTTCACCAATGCCTCAAGTCCCAAAGCAAGGAGAAGATTACGGCAAAGGTGTCATTTTCTACCTCAGGGATAAAGTCGTGGTGGGAATCGTGTTGTGGAACATCTTCAACAGGATGCCCATTGCTCGGAAG ATCATCAAAGATGGAGAGGAGCATGAGGACCTCAATGAAGTAGCAAAGCTCTTCAACATCCATGAAGACTGA
- the LOC134560555 gene encoding serine/arginine repetitive matrix protein 1-like isoform X2 gives MGCLRSPPGVPTQAEHLAQEVAASQDTCGKGAMEEQNPSPQSPKERHQLRDGGRSQQDGTRHTSTLPRQLPPSHTSSSRPQLRQPQGSQGRSLHRLTLPRSTQGWSLHWLTLPRSTQGTQSRSLHRLTLPRSTPGTQSRSLHRLTLPRSTPGTQSRSLHRLTLPCSTQGRSMPRLTVPRSTQGQSMPRLTVPRSTQGQSMPRLTVPRSTQGQSMPRLTVPRSTPGTHGSQGQSLHRLTLPCSTQGRSMPRLTSRSTLSSGATETHLSLDEGGREEGPQQRRSCPGGSLQPATLASRATARGQHRPMRSRRASSSPVEPEPVRAKHRGLDEASCGQRRPMRSRRASSSPVEPEPVRAKHRGLDEASCGQRRPMRSRRASNGPAEPELMRTKHGGLDKASHGQYRPVRSRRASSGLVELELASTRKPSPDPQRKASHRVKRETQTETWTQGVDSAVQYAEQETQTDTMVEEEKNSAAPLMVDQETETETPTQEENPASQITDKGTQTKAHSSASSTGADALAHQQPPFLSCRAFWHSCTAGQPHAASALQDPRESRCSRQPQRSERGTPEKWGWTALPPYSWPWLIEMNQF, from the exons ATGGGGTGTTTAAGGAGCCCCCCTGGGGTACCCACTCAAGCTGAACACCTTGCTCAGGAAGTAGCAGCTTCCCAGGACACCTGTGGAAAGGGAGCCATGGAGGAGCAGAACCCCAGTCCCCAGAGCCCCAAGGAGAGGCACCAGCTGAGAGATGGAGGGAGAAGTCAACAGGACGGCACCAGGCATACCAGCACCCTACCCAGGCAGCTGCCTCCATCCCACACCTCTTCCTCCCGTCCACAGCTGCGGCAGCCTCAGGGCAGCCAGGGCCGGTCCCTGCACCGGCTGACATTGCCCcgcagcacccagggctggtCTCTGCACTGGCTGACATTGCCCCgcagcacccagggcacccAGAGCCGGTCCCTGCATCGGCTGACATTGCCCCGCAGCACCCCGGGCACCCAGAGCCGGTCCCTGCATCGGCTGACATTGCCCCGCAGCACCCCGGGCACCCAGAGCCGGTCCCTGCATCGGCTGACAttgccctgcagcacccagggccgGTCCATGCCCCGGCTGACAGTGCCCCGCAGCACCCAGGGCCAGTCCATGCCCCGGCTGACAGTGCCCCGCAGCACCCAGGGCCAGTCCATGCCCCGGCTGACAGTGCCCCGCAGCACCCAGGGCCAGTCCATGCCCCGGCTGACAGTGCCCCGCAGCACCCCGGGCACCCATGGCAGCCAGGGCCAGTCCCTGCATCGGCTGACAttgccctgcagcacccagggccgGTCCATGCCCCGGCTGACATCTCGCAGCACCTTGAGCTCAGGGGCCACTGAGACCCATCTCAGCCTGGATGAGGGGGGCCGGGAAGAAGGCCCGCAGCAGCGCAGGTCCTGCCCTGGTGGCTCCTTGCAGCCAGCCACCCTGGCTAGCAGAGCCACAGCCCGTGGCCAGCACCGGCCCATGAGAAGCCGCCGGGCCTCCAGCAGCCCAGTGGAGCCAGAACCAGTGAGAGCAAAACACAGAGGCCTGGACGAGGCTTCCTGTGGCCAGCGGCGGCCCATGAGAAGCCGTCGGGCCTCCAGCAGCCCAGTGGAGCCAGAACCAGTGAGAGCGAAACACAGAGGCCTGGACGAGGCTTCCTGTGGCCAGCGGCGGCCCATGAGAAGCCGTCGGGCCTCCAACGGCCCAGCGGAACCAGAACTGATGAGAACAAAGCACGGAGGTCTGGACAAGGCTTCCCATGGCCAGTACAGGCCTGTGAGAAGCCGCCGGGCCTCCAGTGGCCTGGTGGAGCTGGAACTG GCCTCCACGAGAAAACCTTCTCCTGACCCACAGAGAAAGGCCTCTCACCGTGTCAAACGGGAAACCCAGACTGAGACCTGGACCCAAGGGGTGGATTCAGCTGTTCAATATGCTGAGCAGGAGACACAGACAGATACCATGgtagaagaggagaaaaattcagctgctcctctcatGGTTGACCAGGAGACAGAGACTGAGACTCCAACACAAGAGGAGAATCCAGCTTCTCAAATCACTGACAAGGGGACACAGACCAAggcccacagctctgcctcctccacaGGCGCTGATGCCCTGGCTCACCAGCAGCCACCCTTCCTGTCCTGCAGGGCATTCTGGCACTCCTGCACAGCTGGACAGCCTCATGCTGCCAGTGCCCTGCAGGACCCCAGGGAAAGCCGCTGCTCCAGGCAACCACAACGTTCTGAGCGCGGCACACCAGAGAAGTGGGGATGGACGGCACTGCCACCCTACTCTTGGCCATGGCTCATTGAGATGAAtcagttttaa
- the LOC134560555 gene encoding serine/arginine repetitive matrix protein 1-like isoform X1 yields MGCLRSPPGVPTQAEHLAQEVAASQDTCGKGAMEEQNPSPQSPKERHQLRDGGRSQQDGTRHTSTLPRQLPPSHTSSSRPQLRQPQGSQGRSLHRLTLPRSTQGWSLHWLTLPRSTQGTQSRSLHRLTLPRSTPGTQSRSLHRLTLPRSTPGTQSRSLHRLTLPCSTQGRSMPRLTVPRSTQGQSMPRLTVPRSTQGQSMPRLTVPRSTQGQSMPRLTVPRSTPGTHGSQGQSLHRLTLPCSTQGRSMPRLTSRSTLSSGATETHLSLDEGGREEGPQQRRSCPGGSLQPATLASRATARGQHRPMRSRRASSSPVEPEPVRAKHRGLDEASCGQRRPMRSRRASSSPVEPEPVRAKHRGLDEASCGQRRPMRSRRASNGPAEPELMRTKHGGLDKASHGQYRPVRSRRASSGLVELELVRAKHGGLDKASPAHSVAVQQLLHPVPVAAAGVSPVTSKNLHLSFQASTRKPSPDPQRKASHRVKRETQTETWTQGVDSAVQYAEQETQTDTMVEEEKNSAAPLMVDQETETETPTQEENPASQITDKGTQTKAHSSASSTGADALAHQQPPFLSCRAFWHSCTAGQPHAASALQDPRESRCSRQPQRSERGTPEKWGWTALPPYSWPWLIEMNQF; encoded by the coding sequence ATGGGGTGTTTAAGGAGCCCCCCTGGGGTACCCACTCAAGCTGAACACCTTGCTCAGGAAGTAGCAGCTTCCCAGGACACCTGTGGAAAGGGAGCCATGGAGGAGCAGAACCCCAGTCCCCAGAGCCCCAAGGAGAGGCACCAGCTGAGAGATGGAGGGAGAAGTCAACAGGACGGCACCAGGCATACCAGCACCCTACCCAGGCAGCTGCCTCCATCCCACACCTCTTCCTCCCGTCCACAGCTGCGGCAGCCTCAGGGCAGCCAGGGCCGGTCCCTGCACCGGCTGACATTGCCCcgcagcacccagggctggtCTCTGCACTGGCTGACATTGCCCCgcagcacccagggcacccAGAGCCGGTCCCTGCATCGGCTGACATTGCCCCGCAGCACCCCGGGCACCCAGAGCCGGTCCCTGCATCGGCTGACATTGCCCCGCAGCACCCCGGGCACCCAGAGCCGGTCCCTGCATCGGCTGACAttgccctgcagcacccagggccgGTCCATGCCCCGGCTGACAGTGCCCCGCAGCACCCAGGGCCAGTCCATGCCCCGGCTGACAGTGCCCCGCAGCACCCAGGGCCAGTCCATGCCCCGGCTGACAGTGCCCCGCAGCACCCAGGGCCAGTCCATGCCCCGGCTGACAGTGCCCCGCAGCACCCCGGGCACCCATGGCAGCCAGGGCCAGTCCCTGCATCGGCTGACAttgccctgcagcacccagggccgGTCCATGCCCCGGCTGACATCTCGCAGCACCTTGAGCTCAGGGGCCACTGAGACCCATCTCAGCCTGGATGAGGGGGGCCGGGAAGAAGGCCCGCAGCAGCGCAGGTCCTGCCCTGGTGGCTCCTTGCAGCCAGCCACCCTGGCTAGCAGAGCCACAGCCCGTGGCCAGCACCGGCCCATGAGAAGCCGCCGGGCCTCCAGCAGCCCAGTGGAGCCAGAACCAGTGAGAGCAAAACACAGAGGCCTGGACGAGGCTTCCTGTGGCCAGCGGCGGCCCATGAGAAGCCGTCGGGCCTCCAGCAGCCCAGTGGAGCCAGAACCAGTGAGAGCGAAACACAGAGGCCTGGACGAGGCTTCCTGTGGCCAGCGGCGGCCCATGAGAAGCCGTCGGGCCTCCAACGGCCCAGCGGAACCAGAACTGATGAGAACAAAGCACGGAGGTCTGGACAAGGCTTCCCATGGCCAGTACAGGCCTGTGAGAAGCCGCCGGGCCTCCAGTGGCCTGGTGGAGCTGGAACTGGTGAGGGCCAAGCACGGAGGCCTGGACAAGGCTTCCCCTGCCCACAGCGTGGCAGTGCAGCAACTCCTGCACCCCGtcccagtggctgctgctggggtaaGCCCAGTGACCTCTAAAAATCTCCATCTCTCTTTCCAGGCCTCCACGAGAAAACCTTCTCCTGACCCACAGAGAAAGGCCTCTCACCGTGTCAAACGGGAAACCCAGACTGAGACCTGGACCCAAGGGGTGGATTCAGCTGTTCAATATGCTGAGCAGGAGACACAGACAGATACCATGgtagaagaggagaaaaattcagctgctcctctcatGGTTGACCAGGAGACAGAGACTGAGACTCCAACACAAGAGGAGAATCCAGCTTCTCAAATCACTGACAAGGGGACACAGACCAAggcccacagctctgcctcctccacaGGCGCTGATGCCCTGGCTCACCAGCAGCCACCCTTCCTGTCCTGCAGGGCATTCTGGCACTCCTGCACAGCTGGACAGCCTCATGCTGCCAGTGCCCTGCAGGACCCCAGGGAAAGCCGCTGCTCCAGGCAACCACAACGTTCTGAGCGCGGCACACCAGAGAAGTGGGGATGGACGGCACTGCCACCCTACTCTTGGCCATGGCTCATTGAGATGAAtcagttttaa
- the AIFM1 gene encoding apoptosis-inducing factor 1, mitochondrial isoform X1, whose protein sequence is MFRCRAGLALALRPPPRGRAHAGTLLQRWNVHPDLQLSRQVASTGVPGKKGSNSVFVLIVGLSTLGAGAYVYKTLQDSKERYASRLSRINKQSQDDESSASGAGAAPQGTAAPGTDPKIPSHVPFLLIGGGTAAFAAARSIRARDPGARVLIVSEDPALPYMRPPLSKELWFSDDPNVTETLRFKQWNGKERSIYFQPPSFYVPVQDLPSVENGGVAVLPGKKVVHMDVRGNTVKLSDGTQISYDKCLIATGGSPRNLPAIERAGKDVQKRLTLFRKIEDFRRLEKISREVKSITIIGGGFLGSELACALGRRAQTQGLEVIQLFPENGNMGKVLPEYLSNWTTEKVRREGVNVLPNAVVKSVSVSGNRLVIKLKDGRKVETDHIVAAVGLEPNVELAKSAGLEVDSDFGGFRVNAELQARSNIWVAGDAACFYDIKLGRRRVEHHDHAVVSGRLAGENMTGAAKPYWHQSMFWSDLGPNVGYEAIGLVDSSLPTVGVFAKATAKDTPKSATEQSGTGIRSESETEVEASEVPISQSSSPMPQVPKQGEDYGKGVIFYLRDKVVVGIVLWNIFNRMPIARKIIKDGEEHEDLNEVAKLFNIHED, encoded by the exons ATGTTCCGCTGCCGCGCGGGCCTGGCGCTCGCCCTGCGCCCCCCGCCGCGGGGACGCGCCCACGCGG GCACGTTGTTGCAGCGCTGGAATGTGCACCCAGACCTGCAGCTGAGCAGACAAGTGGCTAGCACAGGCGTGCCTGGGAAAAAGGGCAGTAATTCGGTTTTTGTCCTTATTGTGGGCTTGTCCACCTTAGGAGCAGGTGCCTAT GTGTACAAAACGCTGCAGGATAGCAAAGAGCGATATGCCAGCCGGCTTTCGAGGATAAACAAACAATCCCAAGACGATGAGTCCTCAGCCTCAG GTGCaggtgctgctcctcagggcacagcag CTCCCGGCACTGATCCCAAGATCCCATCCCACGTCCCTTTCCTGCTCATTGGGGGAGgaactgctgcttttgctgctgccaGATCCATCCGGGCCCGCGACCCCGGAGCGCGG GTGCTGATTGTGTCTGAagatcctgccctgccctacaTGCGTCCACCCCTTTCCAAAGAGCTGTGGTTTTCCGATGATCCCAATGTGACGGAGACGTTGCGGTTCAAGCAGTGGAACGGCAAGGAGAGGAG TATCTATTTCCAGCCACCATCTTTCTACGTGCCTGTCCAGGACCTGCCTTCTGTGGAGAATGGTGGGGTGGCAGTTCTGCCTGGCAAGAAG GTTGTGCACATGGATGTCAGAGGGAACACAGTGAAGCTCAGTGATGGGACACAGATATCCTATGACAAATGTCTCATTGCCACTG GGGGATCCCCAAGGAACCTGCCTGCCATCGAAAGAGCAGGAAAGGACGTGCAGAAAAGGCTGACCCTGTTCCGAAAG ATTGAGGACTTCCGAAGGCTGGAGAAGATTTCCAGGGAAGTCAAGTCCATCACAATAATTGGTGGTGGTTTCCTCGGCAGCGAGCTGGCCTGCGCTCTGGGAAGGAGAG cccaaacacAAGGCCTGGAGGTGATCCAGCTGTTTCCAGAGAATGGCAACATGGGCAAAGTCCTGCCCGAATACCTGAGCAACTGGACCACGGAGAAAGTCAGAAGAG AGGGGGTCAATGTCCTGCCCAATGCCGTGGTCAAATCTGTCTCTGTCTCCGGCAACCGGCTGGTGATTAAACTGAAGGATGGCCGGAAG GTGGAGACGGATCACATTGTGGCCgcagtggggctggagcccAATGTGGAACTGGCCAAATCAGCAGGACTGGAGGTGGACTCAGACTTCGGGGGGTTCCGGGTGAACGCAGAGCTGCAGGCACGCTCCAACATCTGGGTG GCAGGGGATGCCGCCTGCTTTTATGACATCAAGCTGGGCCGGAGGCGTGTGGAGCACCACGATCACGCTGTGGTGAGCGGGAGACTGGCTGGAGAAAACATGACAGGAGCTGCAAAGCCATACTGGCACCAGTCCATGTTCTG GAGTGATCTGGGCCCCAACGTGGGGTATGAAGCCATTGGCCTCGTGGACAGCAGTTTGCCCACAGTGGGAGTGTTTGCCAAGGCGACAGCCAAGGACACACCAAAAAGTGCAACAGAACAGTCAG GGACTGGAATTCGATCTGAGAGCGAAACAGAAGTGGAAGCCTCAGAAGTTCCGATCTCTCAAAGCTCTTCACCAATGCCTCAAGTCCCAAAGCAAGGAGAAGATTACGGCAAAGGTGTCATTTTCTACCTCAGGGATAAAGTCGTGGTGGGAATCGTGTTGTGGAACATCTTCAACAGGATGCCCATTGCTCGGAAG ATCATCAAAGATGGAGAGGAGCATGAGGACCTCAATGAAGTAGCAAAGCTCTTCAACATCCATGAAGACTGA
- the AIFM1 gene encoding apoptosis-inducing factor 1, mitochondrial isoform X3: MSAATPSTRRRGAAARKRREARARRGRAGPAGPRPSERGPATCSAAARAWRSPCAPRRGDAPTRVYKTLQDSKERYASRLSRINKQSQDDESSASGAGAAPQGTAAPGTDPKIPSHVPFLLIGGGTAAFAAARSIRARDPGARVLIVSEDPALPYMRPPLSKELWFSDDPNVTETLRFKQWNGKERSIYFQPPSFYVPVQDLPSVENGGVAVLPGKKVVHMDVRGNTVKLSDGTQISYDKCLIATGGSPRNLPAIERAGKDVQKRLTLFRKIEDFRRLEKISREVKSITIIGGGFLGSELACALGRRAQTQGLEVIQLFPENGNMGKVLPEYLSNWTTEKVRREGVNVLPNAVVKSVSVSGNRLVIKLKDGRKVETDHIVAAVGLEPNVELAKSAGLEVDSDFGGFRVNAELQARSNIWVAGDAACFYDIKLGRRRVEHHDHAVVSGRLAGENMTGAAKPYWHQSMFWSDLGPNVGYEAIGLVDSSLPTVGVFAKATAKDTPKSATEQSGTGIRSESETEVEASEVPISQSSSPMPQVPKQGEDYGKGVIFYLRDKVVVGIVLWNIFNRMPIARKIIKDGEEHEDLNEVAKLFNIHED, translated from the exons ATGTCGGCGGCAACACCATCGACGCGGCGGCGCGGAGCGGCCGCCCGGAAGCGGCGGGAGGCGCgtgcgcggcggggccgggccgggccggcggggccgcgaCCGAGCGAGCGGGGACCGGCGACATGTTCCGCTGCCGCGCGGGCCTGGCGCTCGCCCTGCGCCCCCCGCCGCGGGGACGCGCCCACGCGG GTGTACAAAACGCTGCAGGATAGCAAAGAGCGATATGCCAGCCGGCTTTCGAGGATAAACAAACAATCCCAAGACGATGAGTCCTCAGCCTCAG GTGCaggtgctgctcctcagggcacagcag CTCCCGGCACTGATCCCAAGATCCCATCCCACGTCCCTTTCCTGCTCATTGGGGGAGgaactgctgcttttgctgctgccaGATCCATCCGGGCCCGCGACCCCGGAGCGCGG GTGCTGATTGTGTCTGAagatcctgccctgccctacaTGCGTCCACCCCTTTCCAAAGAGCTGTGGTTTTCCGATGATCCCAATGTGACGGAGACGTTGCGGTTCAAGCAGTGGAACGGCAAGGAGAGGAG TATCTATTTCCAGCCACCATCTTTCTACGTGCCTGTCCAGGACCTGCCTTCTGTGGAGAATGGTGGGGTGGCAGTTCTGCCTGGCAAGAAG GTTGTGCACATGGATGTCAGAGGGAACACAGTGAAGCTCAGTGATGGGACACAGATATCCTATGACAAATGTCTCATTGCCACTG GGGGATCCCCAAGGAACCTGCCTGCCATCGAAAGAGCAGGAAAGGACGTGCAGAAAAGGCTGACCCTGTTCCGAAAG ATTGAGGACTTCCGAAGGCTGGAGAAGATTTCCAGGGAAGTCAAGTCCATCACAATAATTGGTGGTGGTTTCCTCGGCAGCGAGCTGGCCTGCGCTCTGGGAAGGAGAG cccaaacacAAGGCCTGGAGGTGATCCAGCTGTTTCCAGAGAATGGCAACATGGGCAAAGTCCTGCCCGAATACCTGAGCAACTGGACCACGGAGAAAGTCAGAAGAG AGGGGGTCAATGTCCTGCCCAATGCCGTGGTCAAATCTGTCTCTGTCTCCGGCAACCGGCTGGTGATTAAACTGAAGGATGGCCGGAAG GTGGAGACGGATCACATTGTGGCCgcagtggggctggagcccAATGTGGAACTGGCCAAATCAGCAGGACTGGAGGTGGACTCAGACTTCGGGGGGTTCCGGGTGAACGCAGAGCTGCAGGCACGCTCCAACATCTGGGTG GCAGGGGATGCCGCCTGCTTTTATGACATCAAGCTGGGCCGGAGGCGTGTGGAGCACCACGATCACGCTGTGGTGAGCGGGAGACTGGCTGGAGAAAACATGACAGGAGCTGCAAAGCCATACTGGCACCAGTCCATGTTCTG GAGTGATCTGGGCCCCAACGTGGGGTATGAAGCCATTGGCCTCGTGGACAGCAGTTTGCCCACAGTGGGAGTGTTTGCCAAGGCGACAGCCAAGGACACACCAAAAAGTGCAACAGAACAGTCAG GGACTGGAATTCGATCTGAGAGCGAAACAGAAGTGGAAGCCTCAGAAGTTCCGATCTCTCAAAGCTCTTCACCAATGCCTCAAGTCCCAAAGCAAGGAGAAGATTACGGCAAAGGTGTCATTTTCTACCTCAGGGATAAAGTCGTGGTGGGAATCGTGTTGTGGAACATCTTCAACAGGATGCCCATTGCTCGGAAG ATCATCAAAGATGGAGAGGAGCATGAGGACCTCAATGAAGTAGCAAAGCTCTTCAACATCCATGAAGACTGA